A region of Dioscorea cayenensis subsp. rotundata cultivar TDr96_F1 chromosome 5, TDr96_F1_v2_PseudoChromosome.rev07_lg8_w22 25.fasta, whole genome shotgun sequence DNA encodes the following proteins:
- the LOC120262248 gene encoding LOW QUALITY PROTEIN: protein phosphatase 1 regulatory inhibitor subunit PPP1R8 homolog (The sequence of the model RefSeq protein was modified relative to this genomic sequence to represent the inferred CDS: inserted 2 bases in 1 codon): MYRGGLDRFKKAQSIEPFSVGLNSAAKTSQPPKINTTACPPPVTTPKTQNSHPPNLIQQHHNAASKGLVSDGAAPAHPVTQIGGGQSVWQPPDWAIEPRPGVYYLEVLKDGEVLDRINLDKRRHIFGRQMVTCDFVLDHQSVSRQHAAVVPHKNGSIYVIDLGSVHGTLVANERLTKDNPVELEVGQSLKFAASTRTYILRKNTSALFPTPVLPAEVNLPSPPDPSDEDAVVAYNTVLNRYGLRKSDVSSKGKXNASTSGSGESQDNHEIERPAKRNRRARVAFKDQVGGQLVEVVGTSDGADIETEPGPIGVKEGSLVGKYESLVQITVIPKGKEQLPSFNADNSSPKGVTDKLQQVLNKVKSVPRSGIYDDLYGDSFSGKLGSSWASKFDGQTGIGSGDEDKSLTTSSEKHRAGSSDESDDLFGD; this comes from the exons ATGTACAGAGGTGGTTTAGATAGATTCAAAAAAGCTCAATCCATAGAGCCCTTCTCAGTGGGACTAAATTCGGCTGCTAAAACTTCTCAGCCCCCGAAAATAAATACGACCGCATGCCCTCCTCCGGTCACAACACCCAAGACACAAAATTCTCACCCCCCAAACCTTATTCAGCAACATCATAATGCAGCTTCTAAAGGCTTGGTGTCTGATGGGGCTGCTCCAGCTCATCCGGTCACTCAGATTGGAGGTGGTCAGTCAGTTTGGCAGCCTCCAGATTGGGCAATAGAGCCCCGCCCAGGTGTTTATTATCTTGAAGTGTTGAAAGATGGAGAAGTACTTGATCGGATCAATCTGGACAAGCGAAGGCATATATTTGGGAGGCAGATGGTCACATGTGACTTTGTGTTAGACCACCAATCTGTTTCTCGCCAGCATGCTGCGGTTGTACCCCACAAGAATGGAAG CATTTATGTGATTGATTTGGGATCGGTTCATGGCACGCTTGTTGCAAATGAGAGATTGACAAAAGATAACCCAGTAGAGCTTGAAGTTGGGCAGTCATTAAAATTTGCAGCATCAACTAGAACTTACATTCTAAGAAAGAACACTTCTGCCCTTTTTCCAACCCCTGTGCTTCCTGCTGAAGTTAATTTACCTTCTCCACCAGACCCGTCTGATGAAGATGCTGTTGTGGCATACAATACAGTTCTCAACCGCTATGGACTGAGAAAATCTGATGTTTCTTCTAAAGGCAA CAATGCTTCAACTAGTGGATCAGGTGAAAGCCAAGATAACCATGAGATTGAAAGACCTGCCAAGAGAAATAGAAGAGCAAGGGTGGCATTTAAAGATCAGGTTGGTGGGCAATTGGTTGAAGTAGTTGGGACATCTGATGGTGCAGATATTGAAACTGAACCTGGTCCAATCGGAGTAAAAGAGGGTAGTCTTGTTGGAAAATATGAATCTCTTGTCCAGATTACCGTAATCCCAAAAGGGAAGGAGCAATTGCCTTCTTTTAATGCAGATAATTCCTCCCCAAAAGGTGTTACTGATAAACTACAGCAGGTTTTGAACAAAGTCAAAAGTGTTCCGAGGAGTGGGATATATGATGATCTTTACGGGGATTCCTTTTCTGGAAAGCTGGGTTCATCGTGGGCAAGCAAATTCGACGGACAAACAGGTATAGGGAGTGGTGATGAAGATAAGTCTCTTACGACATCCAGTGAGAAACACAGAGCTGGTTCCTCAGATGAGAGTGATGATTTATTTGGGGATTAG
- the LOC120261329 gene encoding pentatricopeptide repeat-containing protein At5g15980, mitochondrial-like produces the protein MRNAWRSLLVQSLHRIPSNSSRIQPPNLHFIIQRPLQPCASGSFLSLNSRFRFFSLGSTPDCDGQDHQALAVEIFSKPIGSGEIEAELEAAKLSLDNKMLNLVLRSVEDRPEIARKVFDWVSEKQNRLLSSKSYNLMLGILGSDGDSEGLWATVEIMKKNGYGISKGAYLKALEGFNRKGMEKDSNLLERTYFLNSHENVVVRACPRVCKILRECNESEEVYKNLNELEISLSSDLILAVLDRIGADPRKALMFFRWAEKNPSFRVDGSVYNALARVCGREDCIDEFRVFLQKMKNEGFEMEKETYVKVSDRFYKRKMIVEAVELFEFAMHGSEKPQDSDLLLLLRKIAVSKELDMDLISRAVRIYNEKAGQSVKASVFSKVLKSLASVGKLGDSDEVLKAMEAGGFVPDRGIHAQVVVQLFSLGRLDKALEYMDGLEKLGHTKDADSWAWFLLCSSIQKYCKAHKLDKALSLLHEMIEIRGAAHIDTSVDVLVSSYCHNNKVDAALKILKEMVTMKQLQLSYDTRKILIEKLVSKGKLREASRRMSAALLEAGRYELAYGLLYESPGSGSIYHMKPEEAALSVAV, from the coding sequence ATGAGGAACGCCTGGAGATCACTATTAGTGCAATCTCTCCATCGGATCCCATCCAACTCCTCGCGAATCCAACCTCCCAACCTCCATTTCATCATCCAGCGGCCACTACAGCCTTGCGCATCTGGTTCTTTCCTGTCTCTAAACTCTAGGTTTCGATTTTTCTCTTTGGGTTCGACACCGGATTGTGATGGCCAGGATCATCAAGCACTTGCGGTGGAGATCTTTTCGAAGCCGATCGGTTCTGGTGAGATCGAGGCAGAGTTGGAGGCTGCGAAGCTCTCGCTTGATAACAAGATGCTGAATTTGGTCCTCCGGAGTGTGGAAGATCGGCCGGAGATTGCTCGGAAGGTGTTTGATTGGGTTTCGGAGAAGCAAAATCGCTTATTGAGctcaaaatcatataatttgaTGCTTGGGATTTTGGGGTCTGACGGGGACTCGGAGGGTCTCTGGGCTACTGTTGAgattatgaagaaaaatggaTATGGGATCTCCAAAGGTGCCTACTTGAAGGCATTGGAGGGGTTCAACAGGAAGGGGATGGAAAAAGACTCAAATTTATTGGAAAGAACGTATTTCTTGAATTCCCATGAGAATGTGGTTGTCCGGGCATGCCCTAGGGTTTGCAAGATACTGAGGGAATGCAATGAATCAGAAGAAGTATATAAGAATCTGAATGAATTGGAGATTAGTTTGTCCTCTGATTTGATTCTTGCAGTCTTGGACCGCATTGGTGCTGATCCAAGAAAGGCTTTGATGTTCTTCCGATGGGCTGAGAAGAATCCATCATTTAGAGTGGATGGTTCTGTTTACAATGCATTGGCAAGGGTTTGTGGTAGAGAGGATTGCATTGATGAATTTCGGGTGTTTctccaaaaaatgaagaatgaAGGGTTTGAGATGGAAAAGGAAACGTATGTGAAGGTTTCTGATAGGTTTTACAAGAGGAAGATGATTGTAGAAGCTGTAGAATTGTTTGAGTTTGCAATGCATGGTTCAGAGAAGCCTCAGGATAGTGATTTGTTGCTCCTCCTGAGGAAAATAGCTGTTAGCAAAGAGTTAGATATGGATTTGATATCTAGAGCTGTCCGGATTTATAATGAGAAGGCAGGTCAATCTGTAAAAGCATCAGTTTTCAGTAAAGTTCTTAAATCACTGGCCAGTGTGGGGAAGTTGGGGGATTCTGATGAGGTTTTGAAGGCAATGGAAGCAGGAGGGTTTGTACCAGACCGTGGTATACATGCTCAAGTTGTTGTTCAACTTTTCAGTCTAGGTAGATTGGATAAGGCTCTTGAATACATGGATGGTCTAGAGAAATTGGGTCATACTAAAGATGCGGATTCATGGGCTTGGTTTTTATTGTGTTCATCAATTCAAAAGTATTGCAAGGCTCATAAACTGGATAAGGCATTGTCTCTCTTGCATGAGATGATAGAAATAAGAGGTGCTGCACACATAGACACTTCGGTTGATGTGTTGGTGAGCAGCTATTGCCATAATAACAAAGTTGATGCTGCcttgaaaattttgaaggaGATGGTTACCATGAAACAACTTCAACTTTCATATGACACACGCAAGATTCTTATTGAAAAGTTGGTTAGTAAAGGGAAGCTAAGAGAAGCTTCAAGGCGAATGTCTGCGGCATTGCTTGAGGCTGGGAGATATGAATTGGCTTATGGTTTACTTTATGAATCTCCAGGCAGTGGATCAATCTATCACATGAAGCCTGAAGAAGCTGCTTTGTCTGTAGCTGTGTAA
- the LOC120260489 gene encoding zinc finger protein CONSTANS-LIKE 10-like isoform X1, producing the protein MVSPCDYCRRERAMVYCRSDAACLCLPCDRNVHSANALTHRHSRTLLCERCYSQPATIWCAEEKVSLCQHCDWIGHGSSVSLMGHKRQGISCYSGCPSAAELYRIWSFGLDHPPIQESNCKQVSGLMSINENSVSTYWSPSEANNTIDLTGLDMVHDLEDVSKFNTWIGSSSASAVNSVPCSFVQTAGSVTPKLCSNEKKDFGICKDNSLNEDFSVDDVDLSFENYEEIFGDFYNMSKFLEDDDMDGLFEMDMPATNSTCQSEFIQEVKSMQASSGNVVSADSVMSNPGMNADSNLCIPSRQAHSSVSLSFSSLTGESSAGDYQDCGISSVLTNMVEPPWLPACLDSSSFSPANRDSAVKRYKEKKKNRKFEKKIRYTSRKVRADMRKRVKGRFVKAGDAYDYDPLSQARNC; encoded by the exons ATGGTGTCTCCTTGTGACTATTGCAGGAGAGAAAGAGCAATGGTTTACTGCCGATCGGATGCTGCTTGCTTATGCTTGCCATGTGATCGCAATGTTCATTCGGCCAATGCTCTTACTCATCGCCATTCTCGCACCCTTCTATGTGAAAGATGCTATTCCCAACCTGCCACAATTTGGTGTGCCGAGGAAAAAGTTTCGCTGTGCCAACATTGTGATTGGATAGGACACGGTAGTTCCGTCTCACTAATGGGCCACAAGAGGCAGGGAATCAGCTGTTACTCAGGCTGTCCGTCAGCAGCTGAACTGTATAGAATTTGGTCTTTTGGTCTTGATCATCCACCAATCCAAGAGTCAAATTGCAAGCAAGTGTCAGGTTTGATGAGCATTAATGAAAACAGTGTTAGTACTTACTGGAGTCCATCAGAGGCCAACAACACCATAGATTTAACTGGTTTGGACATGGTGCATGATTTAGAAGATGTAAGTAAGTTCAATACCTGGATTGGTTCCTCTTCCGCGTCTGCAGTAAACTCAGTGCCCTGTAGTTTCGTTCAGACCGCTGGATCAGTAACGCCCAAG CTATGCTCTAATGAGAAAAAAGATTTTGGAATCTGCAAAGATAATTCCTTGAATGAAGATTTCAGTGTGGATGATGTTGATTTGTCATTTGAAAACTATGAagaaatttttggtgatttttatAACATGAGCAAGTTTCTGGAGGACGATGACATGGATGGCTTGTTTGAAATGGACATGCCAGCCACCAATTCAACATGCCAAAGTGAGTTTATTCAAGAG GTTAAATCAATGCAGGCATCAAGCGGCAATGTAGTTTCTGCTGATTCTGTGATGTCAAATCCTGGGATGAATGCAGATTCCAATCTTTGTATTCCATCAAGACAAGCTCATTCTAGTGTATCTCTTTCCTTCTCTAGTTTAACAGGTGAGAGTAGTGCCGGAGATTACCAGGATTGTGGCATTTCCTCTGTGCTTACTAACATGGTGGAACCACCATGGTTACCGGCTTGCCTTGACAGTTCCTCATTCTCCCCTGCTAACAGGGATAGCGCTGTCAAGCGttacaaggaaaagaagaaaaatcgaAA GTTTGAGAAGAAGATTAGGTATACATCTCGGAAAGTAAGAGCTGATATGCGGAAGCGAGTTAAAGGACGGTTTGTTAAGGCCGGTGATGCATATGATTATGATCCGTTGTCTCAGGCAAGGAATTGCTGA
- the LOC120260489 gene encoding zinc finger protein CONSTANS-LIKE 10-like isoform X2: MVSPCDYCRRERAMVYCRSDAACLCLPCDRNVHSANALTHRHSRTLLCERCYSQPATIWCAEEKVSLCQHCDWIGHGSSVSLMGHKRQGISCYSGCPSAAELYRIWSFGLDHPPIQESNCKQVSGLMSINENSVSTYWSPSEANNTIDLTGLDMVHDLEDVSKFNTWIGSSSASAVNSVPCSFVQTAGSVTPKLCSNEKKDFGICKDNSLNEDFSVDDVDLSFENYEEIFGDFYNMSKFLEDDDMDGLFEMDMPATNSTCQSEFIQEASSGNVVSADSVMSNPGMNADSNLCIPSRQAHSSVSLSFSSLTGESSAGDYQDCGISSVLTNMVEPPWLPACLDSSSFSPANRDSAVKRYKEKKKNRKFEKKIRYTSRKVRADMRKRVKGRFVKAGDAYDYDPLSQARNC; encoded by the exons ATGGTGTCTCCTTGTGACTATTGCAGGAGAGAAAGAGCAATGGTTTACTGCCGATCGGATGCTGCTTGCTTATGCTTGCCATGTGATCGCAATGTTCATTCGGCCAATGCTCTTACTCATCGCCATTCTCGCACCCTTCTATGTGAAAGATGCTATTCCCAACCTGCCACAATTTGGTGTGCCGAGGAAAAAGTTTCGCTGTGCCAACATTGTGATTGGATAGGACACGGTAGTTCCGTCTCACTAATGGGCCACAAGAGGCAGGGAATCAGCTGTTACTCAGGCTGTCCGTCAGCAGCTGAACTGTATAGAATTTGGTCTTTTGGTCTTGATCATCCACCAATCCAAGAGTCAAATTGCAAGCAAGTGTCAGGTTTGATGAGCATTAATGAAAACAGTGTTAGTACTTACTGGAGTCCATCAGAGGCCAACAACACCATAGATTTAACTGGTTTGGACATGGTGCATGATTTAGAAGATGTAAGTAAGTTCAATACCTGGATTGGTTCCTCTTCCGCGTCTGCAGTAAACTCAGTGCCCTGTAGTTTCGTTCAGACCGCTGGATCAGTAACGCCCAAG CTATGCTCTAATGAGAAAAAAGATTTTGGAATCTGCAAAGATAATTCCTTGAATGAAGATTTCAGTGTGGATGATGTTGATTTGTCATTTGAAAACTATGAagaaatttttggtgatttttatAACATGAGCAAGTTTCTGGAGGACGATGACATGGATGGCTTGTTTGAAATGGACATGCCAGCCACCAATTCAACATGCCAAAGTGAGTTTATTCAAGAG GCATCAAGCGGCAATGTAGTTTCTGCTGATTCTGTGATGTCAAATCCTGGGATGAATGCAGATTCCAATCTTTGTATTCCATCAAGACAAGCTCATTCTAGTGTATCTCTTTCCTTCTCTAGTTTAACAGGTGAGAGTAGTGCCGGAGATTACCAGGATTGTGGCATTTCCTCTGTGCTTACTAACATGGTGGAACCACCATGGTTACCGGCTTGCCTTGACAGTTCCTCATTCTCCCCTGCTAACAGGGATAGCGCTGTCAAGCGttacaaggaaaagaagaaaaatcgaAA GTTTGAGAAGAAGATTAGGTATACATCTCGGAAAGTAAGAGCTGATATGCGGAAGCGAGTTAAAGGACGGTTTGTTAAGGCCGGTGATGCATATGATTATGATCCGTTGTCTCAGGCAAGGAATTGCTGA
- the LOC120259851 gene encoding protein YELLOW LEAF 1, choloroplastic-like yields the protein MISLSPAAAPSLTAVPKKTLGGKNSGLGQKQKLQITKSGLVVPSVQLQLFHHGPTSYGRHSAAMICAASLNARCGAEQTQTVTRQSSTITIAPIQGKEKSPELDDGGTGFPPRDDDDGGGGGGGGGGPGWSGGFFFFGFLAFLGMLKDKESEGPYRDTSRR from the exons ATGATTTCATTGAGTCCAGCTGCTGCTCCTTCACTCACAGCGGTACCCAAGAAAACTCTAG GAGGAAAAAACAGTGGCCTGGGCCAGAAACAGAAACTTCAAATTACAAAATCAGGATTGGTAGTGCCTAGTGTGCAACTTCAATTGTTCCATCATGGACCAACTTCATATGGTCGGCATTCTGCTGCAATGATTTGTGCTGCGTCTTTG AATGCTAGGTGTGGTGCAGAGCAAACCCAGACAGTGACACGTCAATCATCAACAATTACAATTGCACCAATTCAAG GCAAGGAGAAATCGCCTGAACTTGATGATGGGGGCACTGGATTCCCGCCACGTGACGATGATGATGGCGGTGGAGGCGGTGGTGGCGGAGGGGGCCCTGGCTGGTCTggtggcttcttcttctttggttttCTTGCATTTCTGGGCATGCTAAAGGATAAAGAGAGCGAGGGGCCCTACAGAGACACTAGCCGGCGGTGA